In the genome of Bacillus thuringiensis, the window CATTATACACCTCGTGCTAAAAAGGTTATTGAATTATCTATGGATGAAGCGCGTAAGCTAGGCCATTCTTACGTTGGAACAGAACACATTTTACTCGGTTTAATCCGTGAAGGTGAAGGTGTAGCCGCACGTGTTTTAAATAATTTAGGTGTAAGTCTAAATAAAGCAAGACAGCAAGTTTTACAACTTCTTGGAAGTAATGAAGCTAGTTCAGGTCATCAAGGTGGTTCAGCAGCAAATGCAAATACACCGACACTTGACAGTTTAGCAAGGGACTTAACAGTTGTTGCGCGTGAAAATCGCTTAGACCCTGTTATTGGACGTGGTAAAGAAATTCAACGTGTAATTGAGGTATTAAGCCGTAGAACGAAAAACAACCCAGTATTAATTGGTGAGCCTGGTGTAGGTAAAACGGCAATTGCAGAAGGATTAGCACAGCAAATTGTAAATAATGAAGTTCCTGAAACTTTAAGAGATAAGCGTGTTATGACACTAGATATGGGTACAGTGGTAGCTGGAACGAAATATCGCGGTGAATTTGAAGATCGTTTAAAGAAAGTGATGGATGAAATTCGCCAAGCAGGTAATATTATTCTATTTATTGATGAGCTTCATACATTAATTGGTGCAGGTGGAGCAGAAGGTGCAATCGATGCATCGAATATTTTGAAACCATCTTTAGCACGAGGAGAGTTACAATGTATTGGGGCAACAACTTTAGATGAGTATCGTAAATATATTGAAAAAGACGCGGCTTTAGAAAGACGTTTTCAACCAATTCATGTTGATGAGCCAAGTTTAGAAGAATCGATTCAAATCTTGAAAGGTTTACGTGATCGTTATGAGGCGCATCACCGTGTATCTATTACAGATGACGCTATTGATGCAGCTGTAAAACTTTCAGATCGTTATATTACAGATCGCTTTTTACCGGATAAAGCAATTGATTTAATTGATGAAGCTGCTTCAAAAGTTCGCTTACGTTCTTATACAACACCACCAAACTTAAAAGAGCTTGAAGTGAAGCTTGAGGAGATTCGAAAAGAAAAAGATGCAGCTGTACAAAGTCAAGAATTTGAAAAGGCTGCATCCTTACGTGATATGGAGCAACGCTTACGTGAGAAGTTAGAAGATACAAAACGTCAATGGAAAGAGCAACAAGGAAAAGAAAATTCAGAGGTTACGGTAGAAGATATTGCAAATGTCGTTTCTACATGGACGCGTATCCCAGTTTCTAAACTTGCACAAACAGAGACTGATAAATTATTAAATTTAGAATCCATTCTTCATGATCGTTTGATTGGTCAAGATGAAGCAGTAGTAGCTGTAGCAAAAGCTGTTCGTCGTGCAAGAGCAGGATTAAAAGATCCGAAGCGCCCAATTGGTTCATTTATATTCTTAGGGCCAACAGGTGTAGGTAAAACAGAACTTGCAAGAGCACTGGCAGAATCTATGTTCGGTGATGAAGATGCAATGATTCGCATCGATATGTCAGAGTACATGGAGAAGCATTCTACTTCCCGTTTAGTTGGTTCTCCTCCAGGATACGTTGGATATGAAGAAGGTGGACAATTAACAGAGAAAGTTCGTCGCAAGCCATATTCAGTTGTCTTATTAGATGAGGTAGAGAAAGCTCATCCGGATGTGTTTAATATTTTACTACAAGTATTAGAAGATGGTCGTTTAACAGATTCTAAAGGACGTACAGTTGATTTCCGTAATACGATTGTTATTATGACGTCTAACGTTGGTGCTGAGGCGTTAAAACGTAACAAACATCTTGGATTTAATGTACAAGATGAAAGCCGTGATTATTCGGATATGAAAGGTAAAGTAATGGATGAGCTGAAAAAGGCATTTCGTCCAGAATTCTTAAACCGTATTGATGAAATTATCGTATTCCATATGCTTGAGAAAAAACATATTCAAGAGATTGTAACTCTTATGGTAAATCAGTTAGTGAATCGCTTAAAAGAACAAGAAATCGAGTTGCACTTAACAGAAGGGGCAATTTCAGCTATTGCTGATAAAGGATTTGATCGTGAGTACGGTGCTCGTCCGCTTCGTAGAGCAATTCAGAAACATGTAGAAGATAGACTATCAGAAGAACTTTTAAAAGGTGCTATTGAGAAAGGACAAAAAGTTATCTTTGATGTAGAAGGAGAATCATTTGTCATTCATAGTGCAGAAAAGGTAAAATAAGTATAGACAAACAAAGAGGGCTACGCGATAGCCCTCTTTCTTGTACGAGAAGGATAAACGTTTATAGACGAAAGTGAAGTGAACTATAAAAAGGTATGGCTAAAAAGAAAACGAAATTTATATGTCAAGAATGTGGTTATC includes:
- the clpC gene encoding ATP-dependent protease ATP-binding subunit ClpC; its protein translation is MMFGRFTERAQKVLALSQEEAIRIGHNNIGTEHILLGLVREGEGIAAKALIALGLSPEKVQKEVEALIGRGTEASQTVHYTPRAKKVIELSMDEARKLGHSYVGTEHILLGLIREGEGVAARVLNNLGVSLNKARQQVLQLLGSNEASSGHQGGSAANANTPTLDSLARDLTVVARENRLDPVIGRGKEIQRVIEVLSRRTKNNPVLIGEPGVGKTAIAEGLAQQIVNNEVPETLRDKRVMTLDMGTVVAGTKYRGEFEDRLKKVMDEIRQAGNIILFIDELHTLIGAGGAEGAIDASNILKPSLARGELQCIGATTLDEYRKYIEKDAALERRFQPIHVDEPSLEESIQILKGLRDRYEAHHRVSITDDAIDAAVKLSDRYITDRFLPDKAIDLIDEAASKVRLRSYTTPPNLKELEVKLEEIRKEKDAAVQSQEFEKAASLRDMEQRLREKLEDTKRQWKEQQGKENSEVTVEDIANVVSTWTRIPVSKLAQTETDKLLNLESILHDRLIGQDEAVVAVAKAVRRARAGLKDPKRPIGSFIFLGPTGVGKTELARALAESMFGDEDAMIRIDMSEYMEKHSTSRLVGSPPGYVGYEEGGQLTEKVRRKPYSVVLLDEVEKAHPDVFNILLQVLEDGRLTDSKGRTVDFRNTIVIMTSNVGAEALKRNKHLGFNVQDESRDYSDMKGKVMDELKKAFRPEFLNRIDEIIVFHMLEKKHIQEIVTLMVNQLVNRLKEQEIELHLTEGAISAIADKGFDREYGARPLRRAIQKHVEDRLSEELLKGAIEKGQKVIFDVEGESFVIHSAEKVK